In Pseudomonas fakonensis, one DNA window encodes the following:
- the fabR gene encoding HTH-type transcriptional repressor FabR: MLPRAEQKLQTRQALLDAACLLMESGRGFGSISLREVAKAAGIVPTGFYRHFPDMDALGLALVDEVDTTFRQTIRLVRQNEFELGGITDASVRIFLDVVTAHRAQFLFLAREQYGGSQAVRQAIARLRHDISNDLATDLARMPRWQHLNAAALAVMADLVVKTVFATLPELIDSDDVSGSQAMSAQEKITQQLRFIFVGARHWQGLGNPG, translated from the coding sequence ATGCTGCCGCGTGCCGAACAGAAGCTGCAAACCCGCCAGGCCCTGCTGGATGCCGCCTGCCTGCTCATGGAGAGCGGCCGTGGTTTCGGCAGCATCAGCCTGCGTGAGGTGGCCAAGGCCGCGGGTATCGTACCCACCGGTTTTTACCGCCACTTCCCCGACATGGACGCCCTGGGCCTGGCCCTGGTGGACGAGGTCGACACCACCTTCCGCCAGACCATCCGCCTGGTGCGGCAAAACGAATTCGAACTGGGCGGCATCACCGACGCCTCGGTGCGCATCTTCCTCGACGTGGTGACCGCTCACCGTGCGCAGTTCCTGTTTCTCGCCCGCGAGCAGTACGGCGGCTCCCAGGCCGTGCGCCAGGCCATCGCGCGGCTGCGCCACGACATCAGCAACGACCTGGCCACCGACCTTGCGCGCATGCCGCGCTGGCAGCACCTGAACGCTGCGGCCCTGGCGGTGATGGCCGACCTGGTGGTCAAGACCGTGTTCGCCACCCTGCCCGAGTTGATCGACAGTGATGACGTCAGTGGCTCCCAGGCCATGAGCGCGCAGGAGAAGATTACCCAGCAGCTGCGCTTCATCTTCGTCGGCGCGCGGCATTGGCAAGGGTTGGGTAACCCGGGCTGA
- a CDS encoding AGE family epimerase/isomerase → MSDPRPALTRFRQHFAERIVPLWQGPGWNADLALPYEALDANHRPLPVQRYRAMACARQLYLFSSRIGQPGAAERAAALFRSLQKHFHDAEHGGWFYSIDADGKPLDRRKDLYTHAFIVFACAHYWGKVGEGLVEATLNAALEVITEQFARDDGLFEASLGEDWADLGSGPLQNPQMHLAEAFLQVLAVREDDEVQQALLQLCEALQEHFVEPQHGLMLEKPRGAVDNWFEPGHQFEWFYLLETSPLLRGTALHSSIERGFSYAEQHGVRDSAVLAMLDSDGTVLDATQRIWAQAEYLRALALRSGNEGKLAKQLQALESRFLHEGGWHECRDDAGAVSRHDMPSTTPYHLATCLEGLQGLS, encoded by the coding sequence ATGTCCGACCCCCGCCCTGCATTGACCCGTTTCCGCCAGCATTTCGCCGAGCGCATCGTGCCGCTGTGGCAAGGCCCGGGCTGGAACGCCGACCTGGCCCTGCCCTACGAGGCACTGGACGCAAACCACCGCCCCCTGCCTGTGCAGCGCTACCGGGCCATGGCCTGCGCCCGCCAGCTGTACCTGTTCAGCAGCCGCATCGGCCAGCCGGGCGCGGCCGAACGGGCTGCGGCGCTGTTCCGCTCGCTGCAAAAGCACTTCCACGACGCCGAGCACGGCGGCTGGTTCTACAGCATCGACGCCGACGGTAAACCGCTGGACCGGCGCAAGGACCTCTACACCCACGCCTTCATCGTGTTCGCCTGCGCGCACTACTGGGGCAAGGTCGGCGAAGGCCTGGTCGAGGCCACCCTGAATGCTGCGCTGGAAGTAATAACCGAGCAGTTCGCCCGCGACGACGGCCTGTTCGAAGCCAGCCTGGGTGAAGACTGGGCAGACCTTGGCAGCGGCCCGCTGCAGAACCCGCAGATGCACCTGGCAGAAGCCTTCCTGCAAGTGCTTGCCGTGCGTGAGGACGACGAAGTGCAGCAGGCGCTGTTGCAACTGTGTGAAGCGCTCCAGGAGCACTTCGTCGAACCGCAACACGGGCTGATGTTGGAGAAACCACGCGGGGCTGTGGATAACTGGTTCGAGCCGGGGCACCAGTTTGAATGGTTTTACCTGCTGGAAACCTCACCGCTGCTGCGCGGTACTGCGTTGCACAGCTCTATCGAACGTGGGTTCAGCTACGCCGAGCAGCACGGCGTGAGGGATTCGGCAGTACTGGCGATGCTCGATAGCGATGGCACGGTGCTCGATGCCACTCAGCGCATCTGGGCGCAGGCGGAGTACCTGCGGGCATTGGCTTTGCGCTCGGGCAATGAGGGCAAGCTAGCCAAGCAGTTACAGGCGCTGGAGTCACGCTTCCTGCATGAAGGCGGTTGGCATGAGTGCCGCGATGACGCGGGTGCCGTCAGCCGGCATGACATGCCTTCGACCACGCCCTACCACCTGGCGACCTGCCTGGAAGGCTTGCAGGGCCTGAGCTGA
- a CDS encoding SDR family oxidoreductase, protein MTSTVFITGATSGFGEATARRFADAGWKLVLTGRRKERLDALCAELSAKTEVHSLVVDVRDRKAMEEAIASLPPAFDKLQALVNNAGLALGVDAAQNCSLDDWETMVDTNIKGLMYTTRLLLPRLIAHGRGASILNVGSVAGNYPYPGSNVYGGTKAFVGQFSLSLRCDLRGTGVRVSNIEPGLCESEFSLVRFGGDQAKYDATYAGAEPIQPQDIADTIFWILNQPAHVNINSLELMPVSQDWAGFSIDRSAKG, encoded by the coding sequence ATGACGTCCACCGTATTCATCACTGGCGCAACTTCCGGTTTCGGTGAGGCCACTGCCCGCCGCTTTGCCGACGCAGGCTGGAAACTGGTCCTCACCGGCCGTCGCAAGGAGCGCCTGGACGCGCTGTGCGCCGAGCTGTCGGCCAAGACCGAAGTGCACAGCCTGGTGGTCGATGTGCGTGACCGCAAGGCCATGGAAGAGGCCATCGCCAGCCTGCCGCCGGCCTTCGACAAGCTCCAGGCCCTGGTCAACAACGCAGGCCTGGCCCTGGGGGTGGATGCGGCGCAGAACTGCAGCCTGGATGACTGGGAGACCATGGTCGACACCAACATCAAGGGCCTGATGTACACCACCCGCCTGCTGCTGCCACGCCTGATCGCCCACGGCCGTGGTGCGTCGATCCTCAACGTCGGTTCGGTAGCGGGCAACTACCCGTACCCGGGCAGCAACGTGTACGGCGGCACCAAGGCCTTCGTCGGCCAGTTCTCCCTGAGCCTGCGCTGCGACCTGCGCGGCACGGGCGTGCGGGTCAGCAACATCGAGCCGGGTCTGTGCGAGAGCGAGTTCTCGCTGGTGCGCTTCGGTGGCGACCAGGCCAAGTACGATGCCACCTACGCCGGCGCCGAGCCGATTCAGCCGCAGGACATCGCCGACACCATCTTCTGGATCCTCAACCAGCCGGCCCACGTCAACATCAACAGCCTCGAGCTGATGCCGGTGAGTCAGGACTGGGCCGGGTTCTCCATCGACCGGTCGGCCAAGGGCTGA
- a CDS encoding ABC transporter ATP-binding protein has protein sequence MSAPILELKDLDVFYGPIQALKKVSMHINEGETVSLIGANGAGKSTLLMSIFGQPRAASGQIVYRGTDITRKSSHYIASNGIAQSPEGRRVFPDMSVEENLMMGTIPIGDKHADEDMQRMYELFPRLKERRNQRAMTMSGGEQQMLAIARALMSRPKLLLLDEPSLGLAPIVVKQIFSTLRELAKTGMTIFLVEQNANHALKLSDRAYVMVNGQIRMTGTGQELLVNEEVRSAYLGGH, from the coding sequence ATGAGTGCACCCATTCTGGAGCTCAAGGACCTGGACGTGTTCTACGGGCCCATCCAGGCGCTGAAAAAGGTCTCGATGCATATCAACGAAGGCGAGACGGTGAGCCTGATCGGCGCCAACGGCGCCGGCAAGTCGACCCTGTTGATGTCGATTTTCGGCCAGCCCCGGGCTGCGTCCGGGCAGATCGTCTACCGCGGCACCGACATCACCCGCAAGTCGTCGCACTACATCGCCTCCAACGGTATTGCCCAGTCGCCGGAAGGGCGCCGGGTGTTCCCCGACATGAGCGTCGAGGAAAACCTGATGATGGGTACCATCCCCATCGGCGACAAGCACGCCGACGAGGACATGCAGCGCATGTACGAGCTGTTCCCGCGGCTCAAGGAGCGGCGCAACCAGCGGGCCATGACCATGTCCGGCGGCGAGCAGCAGATGCTCGCCATCGCCCGGGCGTTGATGAGCCGGCCCAAGTTGCTGTTGCTGGACGAGCCGTCGCTGGGGCTGGCGCCGATCGTGGTCAAGCAGATCTTCTCGACCCTGCGCGAACTGGCCAAGACCGGCATGACCATCTTCCTGGTGGAGCAGAACGCCAACCATGCGTTGAAGCTCTCGGACCGCGCCTATGTGATGGTCAACGGGCAGATTCGCATGACCGGTACCGGGCAGGAGCTGTTGGTCAATGAAGAGGTAAGGAGCGCGTACCTCGGCGGGCATTGA
- a CDS encoding ATP-binding cassette domain-containing protein: protein MSDEIILSVDNLMMQFGGIKALSDVSLKVKRNQIFALIGPNGAGKTTVFNCLTGFYKASGGRIELNVRGSHTNVIQLLGERFQAADFVSPARFANRLYYKMFGGTHLVNRAGLARTFQNIRLFKEMSVVENLLVAQHMWVNRNLLAGVLNTKGYRQAESDALDHAFYWLEVVDLVDCANRLAGELSYGQQRRLEIARAMCTRPKIICLDEPAAGLNPQETEALSRMIRVLRDEHDITVVLIEHDMGMVMSISDHIVVLDHGNVIAEGAPQDIRNNPTVIAAYLGADEEELV from the coding sequence ATGAGCGATGAAATCATCCTGTCGGTCGACAACCTGATGATGCAGTTCGGCGGCATCAAGGCGCTCAGCGACGTCAGCCTGAAGGTCAAGCGCAACCAGATCTTCGCCCTGATCGGCCCCAACGGCGCCGGCAAGACCACCGTGTTCAACTGCCTCACCGGCTTCTACAAGGCCAGCGGCGGGCGCATAGAGCTGAACGTGCGCGGCAGCCACACCAACGTCATCCAGCTGCTTGGCGAGCGCTTCCAGGCGGCCGACTTCGTGTCGCCGGCGCGCTTTGCCAACCGCCTGTACTACAAGATGTTCGGCGGCACCCACCTGGTCAACCGCGCGGGCCTAGCGCGCACCTTCCAGAACATTCGCCTGTTCAAGGAAATGTCGGTGGTGGAAAACCTGCTGGTGGCCCAGCACATGTGGGTCAATCGCAACCTGCTGGCCGGGGTGCTCAACACCAAGGGCTACCGCCAGGCCGAAAGCGATGCGCTGGACCACGCGTTCTACTGGCTGGAGGTGGTTGACCTGGTGGACTGCGCCAACCGCCTGGCCGGGGAGTTGTCGTACGGCCAGCAGCGCCGCCTGGAAATCGCCCGGGCCATGTGCACGCGGCCGAAGATCATCTGCCTGGACGAGCCGGCGGCGGGCCTCAACCCGCAAGAGACCGAAGCCCTCAGCCGCATGATCCGCGTGCTGCGTGACGAGCACGACATCACCGTGGTGCTGATCGAGCACGACATGGGCATGGTCATGAGCATCTCCGACCACATCGTCGTGCTCGACCACGGCAACGTGATCGCCGAAGGTGCCCCGCAGGATATCCGCAACAACCCGACGGTGATCGCCGCCTACCTGGGTGCCGACGAAGAGGAATTGGTATGA
- the livM gene encoding high-affinity branched-chain amino acid ABC transporter permease LivM, with protein sequence MSVANTAQATQNKGLDLKRSLIETVVGGLLALIVFGPVVGVVLDGYSFNAEPRRVAWLVGAVMVGRFVLSLFLQSAAGQRIQQGFDSGGSGVHVLAPDYKTRLRYIIPALIVIAIVFPIFANKYLLTVVILGLIYVLLGLGLNIVVGLAGLLDLGYVAFYAIGAYGLALGYQYLGLGFWSVLPLAAIAAALAGCILGFPVLRMHGDYLAIVTLGFGEIIRLVLNNWLSFTGGPNGMPAPSPTFFGLEFGRRAKDGGVPIHEFFGFEYNANLKFVFIYAVLFMVVLAVLYIKHRLTRMPVGRAWEALREDEIACRSMGLNHVLVKLSAFTLGASTAGLAGVFFATYQGFVNPSSFTFFESALILAIVVLGGMGSTVGVVIAAFVLTVAPELLRSFSEYRVLLFGVLMVLMMIWRPRGLIRISRTGVVPRKGVAP encoded by the coding sequence ATGTCCGTTGCCAATACTGCCCAAGCAACACAAAACAAGGGGCTCGACCTCAAGCGCAGCCTGATCGAAACCGTCGTCGGCGGCCTGCTGGCGCTGATCGTGTTCGGCCCGGTGGTCGGCGTGGTGCTCGACGGCTACAGCTTCAATGCCGAGCCCCGCCGCGTGGCCTGGCTGGTGGGTGCGGTGATGGTCGGGCGCTTCGTGCTCAGCCTGTTCCTGCAGAGCGCCGCCGGCCAGCGTATCCAGCAGGGCTTCGACAGCGGCGGCTCCGGCGTGCACGTGCTGGCGCCCGACTACAAGACCCGCCTGCGCTACATCATCCCGGCGCTGATCGTGATCGCCATCGTGTTCCCGATCTTTGCCAACAAGTACCTGCTGACCGTGGTCATCCTCGGCCTGATCTACGTGCTGCTGGGCCTGGGCCTGAATATCGTGGTGGGCCTGGCCGGGCTGCTCGACCTGGGCTATGTGGCGTTCTACGCCATCGGCGCCTACGGCCTGGCGCTGGGTTACCAGTACCTGGGCCTGGGCTTCTGGAGCGTACTGCCGCTGGCGGCCATTGCCGCGGCGTTGGCGGGGTGCATATTGGGCTTCCCGGTGCTGCGCATGCACGGTGACTACCTGGCCATCGTCACCCTGGGCTTCGGCGAGATCATCCGCCTGGTGCTGAACAACTGGCTGTCGTTCACCGGTGGCCCCAACGGCATGCCGGCGCCGTCGCCGACGTTCTTCGGGTTGGAATTCGGCCGCCGGGCAAAGGACGGCGGGGTGCCGATCCACGAGTTCTTCGGCTTCGAATACAACGCCAACCTCAAGTTCGTGTTCATCTACGCCGTGCTGTTCATGGTCGTGCTGGCGGTGCTGTACATCAAGCACCGCCTGACCCGCATGCCGGTCGGCCGGGCCTGGGAAGCGCTGCGCGAAGACGAGATCGCCTGCCGCTCCATGGGCCTGAACCACGTGCTGGTCAAACTCTCGGCCTTCACCCTGGGGGCCTCTACTGCAGGCCTTGCCGGGGTGTTCTTCGCCACCTACCAAGGCTTCGTCAACCCATCCTCGTTCACCTTCTTCGAGTCGGCGCTGATCCTCGCCATCGTGGTGCTGGGCGGTATGGGCTCGACCGTGGGGGTGGTGATCGCAGCCTTCGTGCTGACCGTGGCGCCGGAGCTGTTGCGCAGCTTCTCCGAATACCGCGTGCTGCTGTTCGGGGTGCTGATGGTGCTGATGATGATCTGGCGACCGCGGGGGCTGATCCGCATCAGCCGTACCGGTGTGGTCCCGCGTAAAGGAGTGGCGCCATGA
- a CDS encoding ABC transporter permease subunit: MDGIFLQQLVNGLTLGSVYGLIAIGYTMVYGIIGMINFAHGEVYMISAYLAAISLALLAYFGIESFPLLMLGTLLFTVVVTGVYGFTIERIAYKPLRNSTRLAPLISAIGISLILQNYAQLSQGARQQGVPTLLEGAWRVDIGSGFVQLTYTKIFILVAAFVGMGLLTYVIKYTKLGRMCRATQQDRKMASILGINTDRVISYVFVIGAVMAALAGVLITMNYGTFDFYAGFIIGIKAFTAAVLGGIGSLPGAMLGGIILGISESLFSGMINSDYKDVFSFSLLVIILIFRPQGLLGRPLVAKV; this comes from the coding sequence ATGGATGGTATTTTCCTGCAGCAACTGGTCAACGGCCTGACCCTCGGGTCGGTCTACGGCCTGATCGCCATCGGCTACACAATGGTCTATGGCATCATCGGCATGATCAACTTCGCGCACGGCGAGGTGTACATGATCTCCGCGTACCTCGCGGCGATCAGCCTGGCATTGCTGGCTTACTTCGGTATCGAATCCTTCCCGCTGCTGATGCTCGGCACGCTGCTGTTCACCGTGGTGGTCACCGGCGTCTATGGTTTCACCATCGAGCGCATCGCCTACAAACCCCTGCGCAACTCCACCCGCCTGGCCCCGCTGATCAGCGCCATCGGTATTTCGCTGATCCTGCAGAACTACGCGCAGCTCAGCCAGGGCGCGCGCCAGCAAGGGGTACCGACCCTGCTCGAAGGCGCCTGGCGCGTCGATATCGGCAGCGGTTTCGTGCAGCTCACCTACACCAAGATCTTCATCCTGGTGGCCGCCTTCGTCGGCATGGGCCTGCTCACCTACGTCATCAAGTACACCAAGCTCGGGCGCATGTGCCGGGCCACCCAGCAAGACCGCAAGATGGCCTCGATCCTGGGCATCAACACCGACCGGGTGATCTCCTACGTGTTCGTCATCGGCGCGGTGATGGCCGCCCTGGCCGGCGTGCTGATCACCATGAACTACGGCACCTTCGACTTCTACGCGGGCTTCATCATCGGCATCAAGGCCTTCACCGCCGCGGTGCTCGGCGGCATCGGCTCGCTGCCAGGGGCCATGCTCGGCGGGATCATCCTGGGCATTTCCGAGTCGCTGTTCTCGGGCATGATCAACTCCGACTACAAGGACGTGTTCAGCTTCTCGTTGCTGGTGATCATCCTCATCTTCCGTCCACAAGGCCTGCTGGGCCGCCCACTCGTGGCTAAGGTGTGA
- a CDS encoding ABC transporter substrate-binding protein has translation MSQTFYKKGFLALAVATALGVSSYVQADVKIGVAGPMTGANAAFGEQYMKGAQAAADKINAAGGVNGEKIVLVKGDDACEPKQAVSVANRLVDQDKVIGVVGHFCSSNTIPASEVYDEAGVIAITPGSTNPQVTERGLSAMFRMCGRDDQQGIVAGNYIVDVLKGKKVAVIHDKDTYGQGLADATKAQLEKRGVKPVLYEGLTRGEKDFSALVTKIRAAGADVVYFGGLHPEAGPLVRQLREQGLKDVKFMSDDGIVTDELVATAGGAQFVDGVYMTFGADPRLLPESKAVVEEFRKAGTEPEGYTLYAYASIQALAAGFNGAKSNKGEDAAKWLKSHPVDTVMGKKEWDGKGDLKVSDYVVYQWDKDGKYHQLEQQK, from the coding sequence ATGTCGCAGACGTTTTACAAGAAAGGTTTCCTGGCACTGGCGGTAGCCACCGCACTGGGTGTTTCTTCGTATGTTCAGGCCGACGTCAAGATCGGTGTCGCGGGGCCCATGACCGGGGCCAACGCAGCGTTTGGCGAGCAGTACATGAAAGGTGCGCAGGCAGCGGCCGACAAGATCAACGCCGCCGGCGGCGTCAACGGCGAGAAGATCGTCCTGGTCAAGGGCGATGACGCCTGCGAACCCAAGCAGGCCGTGTCCGTGGCCAACCGCCTGGTCGACCAGGACAAGGTCATCGGCGTGGTGGGGCACTTCTGCTCCTCCAACACCATCCCCGCCTCCGAGGTGTACGACGAGGCCGGCGTGATCGCCATCACCCCAGGCTCCACCAACCCGCAGGTTACCGAGCGTGGCCTGTCGGCGATGTTCCGCATGTGCGGGCGCGACGACCAGCAGGGCATCGTCGCCGGCAACTACATCGTCGATGTGCTCAAGGGCAAGAAGGTTGCGGTGATCCATGACAAGGACACCTACGGCCAGGGCCTGGCTGATGCCACCAAGGCGCAGCTGGAGAAGCGCGGCGTGAAGCCTGTGCTGTACGAAGGCCTGACCCGTGGCGAGAAAGACTTCAGCGCCCTGGTGACCAAGATCCGCGCCGCTGGTGCCGATGTCGTCTACTTCGGTGGCCTGCACCCGGAAGCCGGCCCACTGGTACGCCAACTGCGCGAGCAGGGCCTGAAGGACGTCAAGTTCATGTCCGATGACGGCATCGTCACCGACGAACTGGTGGCCACTGCCGGTGGCGCCCAGTTCGTCGACGGCGTGTACATGACCTTCGGCGCCGACCCGCGCCTGCTGCCGGAAAGCAAGGCAGTGGTCGAGGAGTTCCGCAAGGCTGGCACCGAGCCGGAAGGCTACACCTTGTATGCCTATGCCTCGATCCAGGCGCTGGCCGCAGGCTTCAACGGCGCCAAGTCGAACAAGGGCGAAGACGCCGCCAAGTGGCTCAAGTCCCACCCGGTCGACACCGTGATGGGCAAGAAGGAATGGGACGGCAAGGGCGACTTGAAAGTCTCCGACTACGTGGTCTACCAGTGGGACAAGGACGGCAAGTACCACCAGCTGGAACAACAAAAATAA
- the pncB gene encoding nicotinate phosphoribosyltransferase: MSESAFAERIVHNLLDTDFYKLTMMQGVLHNYPDADVEWEFRCRNGEDLRPYLADIRQQLERLCELTLDDGQLAFLERISFLKPDFLRFLRLFRFNLRYVRLGIENDQLFLRLKGPWLHVILFEVPLLAIISEVRNRHLHPHMRLAEARDQLLRKFDWLRAHASTDELAELQVADFGTRRRFSGRVQEEVVRVLRDEFPGRFVGTSNVDLAWKLDIKPLGTMAHEWIMAHQQLGPRLIDSQIAALDCWVREYRGLLGIALTDCITMDAFLKDFDLYFAKLFDGLRHDSGEPVAWAEKAIAHYQKLGIDPMTKTLVFSDGLNLTRSLEIFRALRGRINVSFGIGTNLTCDIPGVAPMSIVLKMTDCNGSPVAKISDEAAKTQCRDENFVAYMRHVFKVPSKE, from the coding sequence ATGAGCGAGAGCGCATTCGCCGAGCGCATCGTGCACAACCTGCTCGACACCGACTTCTACAAGCTGACGATGATGCAGGGCGTGCTGCACAACTACCCGGACGCCGACGTCGAATGGGAATTTCGCTGCCGCAACGGCGAGGACCTGCGCCCCTACCTCGCCGATATCCGCCAGCAGCTCGAACGGCTCTGCGAACTCACCCTGGACGACGGCCAGCTGGCCTTCCTCGAGCGCATCAGCTTCCTCAAGCCAGACTTTCTGCGCTTTCTGCGCCTGTTCCGCTTCAACCTGCGCTATGTGCGCCTTGGCATCGAGAACGACCAGTTGTTCCTGCGCCTCAAAGGCCCGTGGCTGCACGTGATCCTGTTCGAAGTGCCGCTGCTGGCGATCATCAGCGAAGTGCGCAACCGCCATTTGCACCCGCACATGCGCCTGGCAGAAGCCCGCGACCAGTTGCTGCGCAAGTTCGACTGGCTGCGCGCCCACGCCAGCACTGACGAGCTGGCCGAACTGCAGGTGGCCGACTTCGGCACCCGCCGGCGTTTCTCGGGCCGCGTGCAGGAAGAAGTGGTGCGGGTACTGCGCGATGAATTCCCGGGCCGCTTCGTCGGCACCAGCAACGTCGACCTGGCCTGGAAGCTGGACATCAAGCCGCTGGGCACCATGGCCCATGAATGGATCATGGCCCACCAACAGCTGGGCCCGCGGCTGATCGACAGCCAGATCGCCGCGCTGGACTGCTGGGTGCGCGAGTATCGCGGCCTGCTGGGCATTGCCCTGACCGACTGCATCACCATGGATGCGTTTCTCAAAGATTTCGACCTGTACTTCGCCAAGCTTTTCGATGGCTTGCGCCACGACTCGGGCGAGCCGGTGGCCTGGGCCGAAAAGGCCATCGCCCACTACCAGAAACTGGGCATCGACCCGATGACCAAGACCCTGGTGTTCTCCGATGGCCTGAACCTGACCCGCTCGCTGGAAATCTTCCGTGCCCTGCGCGGTCGCATCAACGTCAGCTTTGGCATCGGCACCAACCTGACCTGCGACATCCCCGGTGTGGCGCCGATGAGCATCGTGCTTAAAATGACCGACTGCAACGGCTCGCCGGTGGCGAAGATTTCCGATGAAGCCGCCAAGACCCAGTGCCGCGACGAGAACTTCGTCGCCTACATGCGCCATGTATTCAAAGTCCCCAGCAAGGAGTAA
- the nadE gene encoding ammonia-dependent NAD(+) synthetase — MQAVQQEIAQALKVQPPFADAAALEADVARRVAFIKDCLANARLKTLVLGISGGVDSLTAALLAQRAINELRAETGDQAYTFIAVRLPYQVQHDEHDAQACLDVIKADEVHTIDIAPAVKALAAEVQELKTGSPTLVDFVVGNVKARTRMVAQYTIAGARAGLVIGTDHAAEAVMGFFTKFGDGACDLAPLSGLVKNQVRAIARSFGAPESLVEKVPTADLEDLEPGKPDEASHGVTYQQIDAFLHGLPVDQQAFDIIVATYRKTQHKRELPFAP, encoded by the coding sequence ATGCAAGCGGTTCAGCAAGAGATTGCCCAGGCGCTGAAGGTACAGCCGCCGTTCGCAGATGCCGCAGCGCTCGAGGCCGACGTGGCCCGGCGCGTGGCGTTCATCAAGGACTGCCTGGCCAATGCCCGGCTCAAGACCCTGGTGCTGGGCATCAGCGGCGGCGTCGACTCACTGACCGCCGCCCTGCTCGCGCAGCGCGCCATCAACGAGCTGCGCGCCGAGACCGGCGACCAAGCCTACACCTTCATCGCCGTGCGCCTGCCGTACCAGGTGCAGCATGACGAGCACGACGCCCAGGCCTGCCTGGACGTGATCAAGGCCGACGAAGTGCACACCATCGACATCGCCCCGGCGGTGAAGGCCCTGGCGGCCGAGGTACAGGAGCTGAAGACCGGTTCGCCCACCCTGGTGGACTTCGTGGTCGGCAACGTCAAGGCACGTACCCGCATGGTCGCCCAGTACACCATCGCCGGTGCCCGCGCGGGCCTGGTGATTGGTACGGACCACGCCGCCGAGGCGGTGATGGGTTTCTTTACCAAGTTCGGTGATGGTGCCTGCGACCTGGCGCCGCTGAGCGGGCTGGTGAAAAACCAGGTACGGGCGATCGCACGCAGCTTCGGCGCGCCGGAGTCGCTGGTCGAAAAAGTACCGACTGCCGACCTTGAAGACCTGGAGCCAGGCAAGCCGGACGAAGCGTCGCATGGCGTGACCTACCAGCAGATCGATGCCTTCCTGCACGGGTTGCCGGTGGATCAGCAGGCGTTCGACATCATCGTCGCCACCTACCGCAAGACCCAGCACAAGCGCGAACTGCCGTTCGCGCCTTGA
- the azu gene encoding azurin translates to MFAKAVAVSLLTLASASVFAADCKVTVDSTDQMSFNTKEFTIDKSCKTVEVELTHGGSLPKNVMGHNLVISKTADMQGIATEGMSQGLDKDYIKADNAAIIGHTKMIGAGEKSSITLDTSKLEAGGDYSFFCTFPGHISMMKGKVVVK, encoded by the coding sequence ATGTTTGCGAAAGCTGTAGCGGTATCCCTGCTGACCCTCGCCAGCGCCTCGGTGTTCGCCGCTGACTGCAAGGTGACGGTCGATTCGACCGACCAGATGTCGTTCAACACCAAGGAATTCACCATCGACAAGAGCTGCAAGACCGTCGAAGTCGAACTGACTCACGGTGGCAGCCTGCCGAAGAACGTCATGGGCCATAACCTGGTGATCAGCAAGACTGCCGACATGCAGGGCATTGCCACCGAGGGTATGTCCCAAGGGCTGGACAAGGACTACATCAAGGCCGACAACGCGGCGATCATCGGCCACACCAAGATGATCGGCGCCGGCGAGAAGAGCTCCATCACCCTGGACACTTCCAAGCTGGAAGCCGGTGGCGACTACAGCTTCTTCTGCACCTTCCCGGGCCACATCTCGATGATGAAGGGCAAGGTTGTAGTCAAGTAA
- a CDS encoding TIGR00730 family Rossman fold protein, with product MPVRSVCVFCGASTGANPAYREAAIALGQAIAGRGLTLVYGGGAVGLMGIVADAAMAAGGEVVGIIPQSLLDAEVGHKGLSRLEVVNGMHARKARMAELSDAFIALPGGLGTLEELFEVWTWGQLGYHAKPLGLLDVNGFYEKLGGFLDHVVEEGFVRPQHRAMLQLAQQPDELLDGMDRFVAPVAPKWVDKAPD from the coding sequence ATGCCAGTACGTTCCGTTTGTGTGTTCTGCGGCGCCAGCACCGGTGCCAACCCCGCCTACCGTGAAGCAGCCATCGCCCTTGGCCAGGCCATCGCCGGTCGCGGCCTGACGTTGGTATACGGTGGCGGTGCGGTCGGCCTGATGGGCATCGTCGCCGATGCGGCCATGGCCGCCGGTGGCGAAGTGGTCGGCATCATCCCCCAGAGCCTGTTGGACGCCGAAGTCGGCCACAAAGGCCTGAGCCGTCTTGAGGTGGTGAACGGCATGCACGCGCGCAAGGCGCGCATGGCCGAGCTCAGCGATGCCTTCATCGCCCTGCCGGGCGGGTTGGGTACGCTGGAAGAATTGTTCGAGGTGTGGACCTGGGGGCAACTGGGCTACCACGCCAAGCCGCTGGGGCTGCTGGATGTGAACGGCTTTTATGAAAAGCTGGGCGGGTTCCTCGACCATGTGGTCGAAGAGGGCTTTGTGCGGCCGCAGCACCGGGCGATGTTGCAGCTGGCGCAGCAGCCGGATGAGCTGCTGGATGGGATGGACCGTTTTGTCGCGCCGGTGGCGCCGAAGTGGGTGGACAAGGCCCCGGATTGA